In the Olleya sp. Hel_I_94 genome, one interval contains:
- a CDS encoding uracil-DNA glycosylase family protein, whose protein sequence is MFKHIHPYPPFIKKDTTKLIVGTLPPPRFTTGQLLEKDVDFCYGSYYNSLWLYIDKIHSLGLRYDNSQEAIQQRKRFLIQNKIGVCDIVASAEREKIDASDLGMTNIHLRDLIGYLLKYPNIDTLLFTGGNSKNGPEYFFRKHIKDYNISLKLVSKITPKIHQFMLPNAVNTVDNIKADLFSNKKERLIKTVSLTSGSGAANIAIGSNPLYKQLKAKDPSFNTFDFRVMQYSEYF, encoded by the coding sequence ATGTTTAAACATATACATCCATATCCACCATTTATTAAAAAAGATACCACCAAGCTAATAGTCGGTACTTTACCACCACCACGTTTTACTACTGGACAGTTATTAGAAAAAGATGTAGACTTTTGCTATGGAAGCTATTATAACAGTTTGTGGTTATATATTGATAAAATTCACAGTTTAGGTTTACGTTATGATAACTCTCAAGAAGCCATCCAACAACGAAAGCGTTTTTTAATTCAAAATAAAATTGGTGTTTGTGATATTGTAGCTAGTGCAGAACGAGAAAAAATAGATGCTTCAGACCTAGGCATGACCAATATACATCTACGCGATTTAATTGGTTATTTACTAAAGTATCCAAATATTGACACCTTATTATTTACAGGAGGTAACAGCAAAAATGGACCTGAATATTTTTTTAGAAAACATATTAAAGACTATAATATTTCTTTAAAGTTGGTATCCAAAATCACGCCTAAAATTCATCAATTTATGCTACCAAATGCTGTAAACACAGTTGATAACATTAAAGCTGATTTATTCAGTAATAAAAAAGAGCGATTAATTAAAACTGTATCATTAACCTCAGGATCTGGAGCAGCAAATATCGCTATTGGTAGCAATCCATTATATAAGCAGTTAAAAGCTAAAGACCCAAGTTTTAATACTTTTGATTTTAGGGTCATGCAGTATAGTGAGTATTTTTAG
- the yaaA gene encoding peroxide stress protein YaaA has protein sequence MKLVISPAKSLDFESKLPTVKATQPLFLEQSTKLNKVLKKQKPKDLSQLMSISDNLAQLNYNRNQDWALPFTKDNARPAMYAFNGDVYKGLDAYNIAADKLDLAQDTIRILSGLYGVLKPLDLIQPYRLEMGTKMPVGSNKNLYEFWKKDIVKALNQELEDDEVFLNLASNEYFKAVDTKALKVPVVTANFKEFKNGKLKIISFYAKEARGLMAKYVIDTNAQTIEDLKQFNYNNYQFDGNLSTQKDLVFTR, from the coding sequence ATGAAACTAGTTATATCTCCAGCAAAATCGCTTGATTTTGAAAGCAAATTACCTACAGTAAAAGCGACACAACCTCTTTTTTTAGAGCAATCCACAAAACTAAATAAGGTATTAAAAAAGCAAAAGCCTAAAGACCTATCTCAATTAATGAGTATTAGCGATAATTTAGCACAATTAAATTATAACCGTAATCAAGATTGGGCACTACCTTTTACAAAGGATAATGCTAGACCAGCAATGTATGCTTTTAATGGAGATGTGTATAAAGGGTTAGACGCTTATAATATTGCAGCAGACAAGTTAGACCTTGCCCAAGATACTATCAGGATTTTATCTGGTTTATATGGTGTTTTAAAACCGTTAGACCTAATACAACCCTACAGATTAGAAATGGGAACAAAAATGCCAGTAGGAAGCAATAAAAATCTATATGAATTTTGGAAAAAAGATATAGTCAAAGCCTTAAACCAAGAGCTAGAAGACGACGAAGTGTTTCTTAATTTAGCCAGTAACGAGTATTTTAAAGCAGTAGATACAAAAGCACTTAAAGTACCAGTCGTAACAGCAAATTTTAAAGAATTTAAAAACGGTAAACTTAAAATAATATCGTTTTATGCCAAAGAGGCTAGAGGTTTAATGGCCAAATACGTTATTGATACTAACGCTCAAACCATAGAAGATTTAAAACAGTTTAACTACAATAATTATCAATTTGATGGAAACCTCTCAACCCAAAAAGACTTGGTCTTTACAAGATAA
- a CDS encoding replication-associated recombination protein A has product MNTPLAERLRPQTLDDYISQSHLVGPNGTLTSHINQGIIPSMILWGPPGIGKTTLANIIAQTSKRPFYTLSAISSGVKDVREVIEKAKNSGGLFTAKNPILFIDEIHRFSKSQQDSLLQAVEKGWVTLIGATTENPSFEVISALLSRCQVYILKAFEKSDLEDLLKRAIEKDEYLSKKTIKLNETSALLRLSGGDARKLLNIFELVVNSEDKPIITITDAMVLDKVQNNTVRYDKTGEQHYDIVSAFIKSIRGSDPNAAVYYLARMVEGGEDVKFIARRMLILASEDIGNANPTALVMANTTFQAVSTIGYPESRIILSQCATYLASSPKSNAAYMAINHAQQLVKQTGDLSVPLNIRNAPTKLMKEIGYGEDYKYSHNYENNFASQEFLPKEVSNTKLYDPGNNARENAQRDFLRSRWKEKYGY; this is encoded by the coding sequence ATGAACACGCCTTTAGCAGAACGATTACGTCCACAAACTTTAGACGACTATATAAGTCAGTCACATTTAGTAGGTCCAAACGGGACTTTAACCAGTCATATTAATCAAGGCATTATACCTAGTATGATACTTTGGGGACCTCCTGGTATTGGAAAAACAACGTTGGCTAATATTATTGCGCAAACCTCTAAGCGTCCTTTTTATACTTTAAGCGCAATTAGCTCTGGTGTTAAAGATGTGCGAGAGGTTATTGAGAAGGCTAAAAATAGTGGTGGTTTATTTACTGCTAAAAACCCAATTTTGTTTATTGATGAGATTCATAGATTTAGCAAATCACAGCAAGATAGTTTATTACAAGCTGTAGAAAAGGGTTGGGTAACGCTAATTGGTGCAACGACTGAAAATCCAAGTTTTGAGGTAATATCGGCATTATTGTCACGCTGTCAGGTTTATATTTTAAAAGCTTTTGAAAAAAGTGATTTAGAGGACCTTTTAAAGCGTGCGATTGAAAAAGACGAATACTTATCTAAAAAGACTATAAAACTTAATGAAACGAGTGCCTTATTGCGTTTGTCAGGTGGTGATGCTAGAAAACTTTTAAACATCTTTGAACTAGTTGTTAATAGTGAGGATAAACCTATTATTACAATAACAGATGCTATGGTTTTAGACAAGGTACAAAATAATACTGTGCGTTATGATAAAACTGGAGAGCAGCATTATGATATTGTGTCTGCTTTTATAAAATCCATTAGAGGTAGCGACCCAAATGCTGCTGTGTATTATTTGGCTAGAATGGTTGAAGGTGGTGAGGATGTAAAATTTATTGCTAGACGTATGCTAATTTTAGCTAGTGAAGATATTGGTAATGCTAATCCAACTGCATTGGTTATGGCTAATACAACGTTTCAGGCTGTAAGCACGATTGGTTACCCTGAGTCTAGAATTATATTAAGTCAGTGTGCCACTTATTTAGCAAGTTCGCCAAAAAGTAATGCTGCTTATATGGCTATTAACCATGCTCAACAATTGGTTAAACAAACAGGAGATTTAAGTGTGCCTTTAAATATTAGAAATGCACCAACTAAATTAATGAAAGAGATTGGTTATGGCGAAGACTACAAGTACAGTCATAATTATGAAAATAATTTTGCTAGTCAAGAGTTTTTACCAAAAGAGGTTAGTAATACTAAGTTATACGACCCAGGAAATAATGCTAGGGAAAATGCCCAACGCGACTTTTTAAGGTCACGTTGGAAGGAAAAATATGGTTACTAA
- a CDS encoding rhomboid family intramembrane serine protease has protein sequence MKQQEPFKFTIDVIAYPIGFVILLWLIFAIEIRFGFSLNFLGIYPQKITGLIGVICSPFIHSGISHLWHNTIPLFVLSTALFYFYRPIAFKVLLYGILLSGFLTWCIGRPSYHIGASGLIYVLASFVFFKGVFAKHYRLIALSLLVAFLYGSMIWNTIPLEEGISWEGHLSGLIVGLVFALFFRKQIAKPKRYVWEEPDYNEDDDEFLKHFDENGNFIETTVEEELPENNLPEVTLPVTISYTYKKNKEL, from the coding sequence ATGAAACAACAAGAACCTTTTAAGTTTACCATAGACGTTATTGCTTATCCAATAGGGTTTGTAATATTGCTATGGTTAATTTTTGCTATCGAAATTAGGTTTGGATTTTCCCTTAATTTTTTAGGCATCTATCCTCAAAAAATAACAGGGTTAATAGGCGTGATTTGCAGTCCGTTTATACATTCTGGGATTTCCCATTTATGGCATAATACCATACCTTTATTTGTGTTAAGTACAGCCTTGTTTTATTTTTATAGACCTATCGCATTTAAAGTACTGTTGTATGGCATACTATTATCTGGTTTTTTAACTTGGTGCATTGGTAGACCATCTTACCACATAGGAGCAAGCGGATTAATATATGTATTAGCTAGTTTTGTTTTTTTTAAAGGTGTTTTTGCCAAACACTATAGGCTAATTGCATTGTCCTTACTAGTCGCTTTTTTATATGGTAGTATGATATGGAATACTATTCCTTTGGAGGAAGGTATCTCTTGGGAAGGTCATTTAAGTGGTTTAATCGTGGGATTAGTATTTGCTTTATTTTTTAGAAAACAAATAGCAAAACCAAAAAGGTATGTTTGGGAAGAACCCGATTACAACGAAGACGATGACGAGTTTTTAAAACATTTTGATGAAAACGGTAATTTTATCGAAACCACAGTAGAGGAGGAGTTACCTGAAAATAATCTTCCAGAAGTAACGCTTCCTGTTACTATTAGTTATACTTATAAAAAAAATAAAGAGTTATAG
- a CDS encoding DUF1304 domain-containing protein yields MDILLNLVIGFVTLLHVYFLYFEMFAWETTGRKVFKTFPKALFKPTKSMAANQGLYNGFLAAGLLWTFFITDQYWQSNIRLFFLSCVAIAGIYGAMSVSKKIFFVQALPAIIGILLVLFINY; encoded by the coding sequence ATGGATATACTATTAAACCTTGTTATTGGATTTGTAACGTTGTTACACGTATACTTTTTATATTTTGAAATGTTTGCTTGGGAAACTACAGGTCGTAAAGTTTTTAAAACTTTTCCAAAAGCGCTTTTTAAACCTACTAAAAGCATGGCTGCCAACCAAGGTTTGTATAATGGGTTTTTAGCTGCTGGATTATTATGGACTTTTTTTATAACTGATCAATACTGGCAATCCAATATTAGATTGTTTTTTTTAAGTTGTGTCGCTATTGCTGGTATTTATGGAGCGATGAGTGTTTCTAAAAAAATATTTTTTGTACAAGCACTTCCTGCTATAATAGGCATCCTATTGGTACTATTTATTAATTACTAA
- a CDS encoding 30S ribosomal protein THX, protein MGKGDKKSKRGKINRGTFGTRRPRIKKRVKPETKINVDKKDTVKP, encoded by the coding sequence ATGGGTAAAGGAGATAAAAAATCCAAACGAGGAAAAATTAATAGAGGTACATTTGGTACTAGACGTCCACGAATTAAAAAACGTGTAAAACCGGAAACCAAAATTAATGTGGACAAAAAAGATACGGTTAAACCTTAA
- a CDS encoding SusD/RagB family nutrient-binding outer membrane lipoprotein encodes MKTKFNIILLVILTITMSCSNYLDINDNPNSPSADVVTPDLVLAGALASTYRQQARRMNILGNVMMNRWGANVNAFTGGFSEEFSLAIDNGFYDDIYDGLYLTTANFQAIIDYDGSEYNNHKAIAKIMKAYYFQYLVDLYGDIPYTEAHKGIDNLTPSYDDDATIYRSLVTEIDEAIALIASSGSATAVGSEDIVYGGAMSNWATCR; translated from the coding sequence ATGAAAACAAAATTTAATATTATATTATTAGTAATTCTTACAATTACTATGTCATGTAGTAATTATTTGGATATCAATGACAATCCAAATAGTCCATCTGCAGATGTTGTAACGCCTGATTTAGTATTAGCAGGTGCATTAGCATCAACATACAGACAACAAGCTAGAAGAATGAACATTCTAGGAAACGTAATGATGAACAGATGGGGAGCTAACGTAAATGCTTTTACAGGTGGTTTCTCTGAAGAATTCTCATTAGCGATCGACAATGGATTTTACGATGACATTTACGATGGTCTTTATTTAACGACTGCTAACTTTCAAGCAATCATAGATTACGATGGTAGTGAGTATAACAACCATAAAGCGATTGCTAAAATTATGAAAGCATATTACTTTCAGTATTTAGTAGATTTATATGGTGATATTCCTTACACAGAAGCACATAAAGGTATTGATAACTTAACACCTTCTTATGATGATGATGCTACGATTTACAGATCTTTAGTAACTGAAATTGATGAAGCAATTGCTTTAATAGCTTCTTCTGGATCAGCAACAGCTGTAGGATCAGAGGATATCGTTTACGGTGGAGCAATGTCAAATTGGGCTACTTGTAGGTAA
- the radC gene encoding RadC family protein, with the protein MSDKSTSFSIKNWSQDDQPREKLLYKGKVALSDAELVAILIGSGNRQESAVALCKRILASTDNNLSQLGKLTIKQLMEFKGIGEAKAITIIAALELGRRRRGGEALERKKITSSKSVFELMQPIIGELPHEEFWIIYLNNSNKVIHKSQLSKGGITGTLVDTRLVLKTALEVGAVGLILTHNHPSGTLKPSQADKDVTLKLKLAAQSLDIKVLDHLIITEQSYFSFADQSIL; encoded by the coding sequence ATGTCTGATAAAAGTACTTCATTTTCAATAAAAAACTGGTCTCAGGACGATCAACCTAGAGAAAAACTACTTTACAAAGGTAAAGTCGCCTTAAGTGATGCCGAGTTGGTTGCCATTTTAATAGGATCTGGTAATAGACAAGAAAGTGCTGTTGCTTTATGTAAGCGTATTCTGGCGTCTACAGACAATAATTTAAGCCAATTAGGAAAACTGACCATAAAACAATTAATGGAGTTTAAGGGAATTGGGGAAGCCAAAGCAATAACTATTATTGCAGCTTTGGAGCTAGGACGTAGACGTAGAGGAGGAGAAGCACTAGAAAGAAAGAAGATAACCTCTAGTAAATCTGTATTTGAATTGATGCAACCTATTATTGGCGAGTTACCACATGAAGAGTTTTGGATAATTTATTTAAATAATTCAAATAAAGTAATTCACAAAAGTCAACTAAGTAAAGGTGGAATAACAGGTACATTAGTAGACACTAGATTGGTTTTAAAAACAGCTTTAGAGGTTGGAGCAGTAGGCTTAATATTAACACACAATCATCCTTCAGGAACTTTAAAACCTAGTCAAGCAGATAAGGATGTGACCTTAAAATTAAAATTAGCAGCACAAAGTTTAGATATAAAAGTTTTAGATCATTTAATCATTACAGAGCAAAGTTATTTTAGCTTTGCAGATCAATCTATACTGTAA
- a CDS encoding YjjG family noncanonical pyrimidine nucleotidase produces the protein MLKKNKVEHIFFDLDHTLWDFDKNSALTFDFLFKKHEVNTKLADFLKFYEPINLKYWKLYRDEKVSKDNLRYNRLKETFDALQFSIEDDLINTLSEDYINHLSSFNHVFDGTVELLDYLKTKYNLHIITNGFKEAQNNKLKGSKLDHYFTTVTSAEVAGVKKPNPQIFNFALKLANANSANSIMIGDNYEADILGALDIGLDAICFNYHKAEISPEIKVVNHLLDIKKYL, from the coding sequence ATGTTAAAAAAAAATAAAGTAGAACATATATTTTTTGATTTAGATCATACGCTTTGGGACTTTGACAAAAACTCTGCTTTAACCTTTGATTTTCTTTTTAAGAAACATGAGGTTAATACTAAATTAGCCGATTTTTTAAAATTTTACGAACCCATAAATCTTAAATATTGGAAATTATATAGAGATGAAAAAGTATCTAAAGACAATTTGCGTTACAATAGATTAAAAGAAACCTTCGATGCTTTACAATTTAGCATTGAAGATGATTTGATTAACACATTGTCTGAAGATTATATTAACCATCTAAGCAGTTTTAATCATGTATTTGATGGCACTGTAGAGTTGTTGGATTACCTAAAAACCAAATATAATTTACATATTATTACAAATGGATTTAAGGAAGCACAAAACAATAAATTAAAAGGATCTAAGTTAGATCATTATTTTACTACAGTTACAAGTGCAGAGGTTGCAGGTGTTAAAAAACCTAACCCTCAAATTTTTAATTTTGCATTAAAGTTAGCTAATGCCAATTCAGCTAACAGTATCATGATAGGAGATAATTATGAAGCAGATATTTTAGGCGCATTAGATATTGGATTGGATGCCATTTGTTTTAATTACCACAAAGCAGAAATTAGTCCAGAAATTAAGGTTGTTAATCATTTATTAGACATTAAAAAATATTTATAA
- a CDS encoding polysaccharide deacetylase family protein: protein MLLVYTHKITPRVKYVFKQICTRILGVPVSFTTVIEEFIAHDSLKMSYTRQPLSNEIFVRSNELLFEQGLSDIDITVLPWEYTKCFFPTGDKSAVPFDIFAASFYLISRYEEYLPHLKDEFGRYTAEESLAYKNNFLDQPVVDIWAYKFKAILQATYPDFSFPEQKYTVIPVIDVPMAYEYKLKGIMRTVGGTFKDFFTFKFRRLYERYSVLTGFKRDPLDNYKYIINKQKASKYKFVFFFLLGDFSTYDKNINPQKQKFISLIKHIADYCKIGIKTSFFALTNLELLKEEKTRMEGIINNAIVGSRHSFSKVNLPESYRNLVELEIPEDYTMGYVNHLGFRAGTCTPFLFYDVDFEVQTPLKIVPYQALDFAFLKYHSLLDKQQSLKRLIKSIKNVNGTFVPVFHNYTFNKQERWKHFKTLFNIMLDVKKK from the coding sequence ATGCTATTAGTTTATACACATAAAATAACACCTAGAGTAAAGTATGTTTTTAAACAAATTTGTACTAGAATTTTAGGAGTGCCTGTTAGTTTTACTACTGTTATTGAAGAGTTTATTGCACATGATAGTTTAAAAATGTCTTATACAAGACAGCCTTTAAGTAACGAGATTTTTGTGCGTAGCAATGAGTTGCTATTTGAGCAAGGATTATCAGATATTGACATAACAGTCTTACCTTGGGAATACACAAAATGTTTTTTTCCAACAGGAGATAAAAGTGCAGTGCCATTTGATATTTTTGCAGCCTCTTTTTATTTAATTAGTAGGTATGAAGAATATTTACCACATCTTAAAGACGAGTTTGGACGCTACACAGCAGAAGAGAGTTTAGCATATAAAAACAATTTTTTAGACCAACCTGTAGTAGATATTTGGGCATACAAATTTAAAGCTATTTTACAAGCCACTTATCCAGATTTTAGCTTTCCAGAACAAAAGTATACTGTAATTCCTGTTATTGATGTTCCTATGGCTTACGAGTATAAATTAAAAGGAATAATGCGCACTGTAGGAGGTACGTTTAAAGATTTTTTTACTTTTAAATTTAGACGCTTGTACGAGCGTTATTCGGTTTTAACCGGTTTTAAGCGTGATCCATTGGATAATTACAAGTATATTATTAATAAGCAAAAAGCTTCAAAATATAAGTTTGTGTTTTTCTTTTTATTAGGCGATTTTTCAACCTATGATAAAAATATCAATCCTCAAAAGCAAAAGTTTATTTCGTTAATCAAACACATTGCAGATTATTGCAAAATAGGTATCAAGACCTCTTTTTTTGCTTTAACTAATTTGGAATTATTAAAAGAAGAAAAAACAAGAATGGAGGGTATTATAAACAATGCTATAGTGGGTTCTAGACACTCGTTTTCTAAAGTTAATTTGCCAGAATCATATCGTAATTTAGTGGAGTTAGAAATTCCTGAAGACTATACCATGGGTTACGTTAATCATTTAGGGTTTAGAGCCGGAACGTGTACTCCATTTTTATTTTATGATGTAGATTTTGAAGTGCAAACACCGCTTAAAATTGTCCCTTATCAAGCATTAGATTTTGCATTTTTAAAATATCACTCGTTATTAGATAAACAACAATCTTTAAAAAGATTAATTAAAAGTATCAAAAATGTAAATGGTACTTTTGTACCTGTGTTTCATAACTACACCTTTAATAAACAAGAACGTTGGAAACATTTTAAAACCTTATTCAATATTATGTTAGATGTTAAAAAAAAATAA
- a CDS encoding SusD/RagB family nutrient-binding outer membrane lipoprotein yields MEQCQIGLLVGNTIKLRLLLRQATKAYTLGNDAELATYLDAQFAALDGSNFIAVDAVINPGYSDGQVAQQNPFYALMFSNDESTSVSYNFYRGSDYAIEFLKGNFPGAVPDARLSALYGLNDDDQYVGHTQGFDGTQSPESLSPIGPGLVINSAQDGYLMTAAESFLLQAEAQLLSKLSGDAQTSFQAGIDASFNLFGLDSSTYNPTAPTIGWAGTDAEKTEAIMRQKWVALNGINGLESYIEFTRTGYPSGIPLATTAQSSTRPKRLLYPSSELISNASNVPPVSSAQAFATGPFWAQ; encoded by the coding sequence GTGGAGCAATGTCAAATTGGGCTACTTGTAGGTAACACAATTAAATTAAGACTATTATTAAGACAAGCAACTAAAGCTTATACTTTAGGAAATGACGCTGAATTAGCAACGTATTTAGATGCACAATTTGCTGCACTAGATGGTAGTAACTTTATTGCAGTTGATGCTGTAATTAATCCAGGATATTCTGATGGACAAGTTGCACAACAAAATCCATTTTACGCTTTAATGTTCTCTAATGATGAGTCTACTTCAGTAAGTTATAATTTTTACAGAGGATCTGATTACGCAATTGAATTCTTAAAAGGTAACTTCCCTGGAGCTGTACCAGATGCTAGATTAAGTGCACTTTACGGATTAAATGATGATGACCAATATGTTGGACATACACAAGGTTTTGATGGTACTCAATCTCCAGAAAGTCTTTCTCCAATTGGACCAGGTTTAGTAATAAACTCTGCTCAAGATGGTTATTTAATGACAGCTGCTGAATCTTTCTTATTACAAGCTGAAGCACAATTATTAAGTAAATTAAGTGGTGATGCTCAAACATCATTTCAAGCTGGTATTGATGCGTCTTTCAACTTATTTGGATTAGATTCTTCTACTTATAACCCAACTGCTCCAACTATTGGATGGGCTGGAACAGATGCTGAGAAAACTGAAGCTATCATGAGACAAAAATGGGTTGCTTTAAATGGAATTAATGGTTTAGAATCTTATATCGAGTTTACAAGAACTGGATATCCTTCAGGAATACCTTTAGCTACAACAGCGCAATCATCAACTAGACCAAAAAGATTATTATATCCTTCGTCTGAGTTAATATCAAATGCTTCTAATGTTCCTCCAGTAAGCAGTGCACAAGCATTTGCAACAGGACCATTCTGGGCACAATAA
- the rlmB gene encoding 23S rRNA (guanosine(2251)-2'-O)-methyltransferase RlmB: MDKTTQIFGLRAIIEALNAGEHVDKVFLQKGLKGDLFQELETVLKDKRINSSYVPVEKLNRLTKNNHQGAVAQIAPVKFYDIEELFDMVSKKNTTPLFLLLDQLSDVRNFGAIIRTAECTGVDGIIIQSKGAAPVNGDTIKTSAGAVFKVPICRVDHIKDAVFFLQASDIKVIAATEKTDNTLFDVSFKEPCAIIMGSEGRGINPSILKIANEKAKLPLLGEIESLNVSVACGAFLYEAVRQRL, translated from the coding sequence ATGGATAAAACAACTCAAATATTTGGACTTAGAGCTATTATTGAAGCTTTAAATGCTGGCGAACATGTAGATAAAGTCTTTTTGCAAAAAGGACTTAAAGGCGACTTGTTTCAAGAATTAGAAACGGTATTAAAAGACAAGAGAATTAACTCGTCTTACGTTCCGGTTGAAAAATTAAATAGATTAACAAAAAACAATCACCAAGGTGCTGTTGCACAAATTGCTCCTGTTAAGTTTTATGATATTGAGGAATTGTTTGACATGGTGTCTAAAAAAAATACAACTCCGCTTTTTTTATTATTAGATCAACTTAGTGATGTTAGAAACTTTGGTGCTATAATACGTACTGCAGAATGTACTGGAGTAGACGGAATAATAATACAAAGTAAAGGTGCTGCTCCTGTAAATGGTGATACTATTAAAACAAGTGCTGGTGCAGTATTTAAAGTGCCTATTTGTAGAGTGGATCACATTAAAGACGCTGTGTTTTTTCTGCAAGCGTCAGATATTAAAGTTATTGCTGCGACAGAGAAAACGGATAATACATTATTTGATGTTTCGTTTAAAGAGCCCTGTGCTATTATAATGGGATCTGAAGGTCGTGGTATAAATCCATCTATATTAAAAATAGCTAATGAGAAAGCTAAACTACCTTTATTAGGTGAAATAGAATCTTTAAATGTTAGTGTTGCTTGTGGTGCCTTTTTATATGAAGCGGTAAGACAACGTCTATAA
- a CDS encoding FMN-binding negative transcriptional regulator, whose amino-acid sequence MYPPAKHQENDKGHLLEVIKTYPLATIISVKDNTPLITHLPLIYRETDGKLIGHIDIYNPQTNLLKDENEVTILFYGPQCYISPSIYTTTQLPTWNYIRVHLTGKVTKIESTEALKQSLITMTEFLEAPEHNYVLESDNPRLDKNLEYIKMFEITIDTWEGKFKLSQDKKPKDKENAREALIKANQESIKQFLDSIF is encoded by the coding sequence TTGTATCCTCCAGCAAAACATCAAGAAAATGATAAAGGACACTTATTAGAAGTGATAAAAACATATCCTTTAGCAACTATTATATCTGTAAAGGATAACACTCCTTTAATTACACATTTACCATTAATATATCGTGAAACTGATGGTAAATTAATTGGCCACATTGATATATATAATCCACAGACTAATCTTTTAAAGGATGAAAACGAAGTCACTATCCTTTTTTATGGCCCACAATGCTATATATCGCCTAGCATATATACAACTACTCAATTACCAACTTGGAATTATATTAGAGTACATTTAACTGGAAAAGTGACTAAAATTGAAAGTACTGAAGCTTTAAAACAATCTTTGATTACCATGACTGAATTTTTAGAAGCTCCAGAACACAACTATGTTTTGGAGTCCGACAATCCTAGATTAGATAAAAATTTAGAGTATATTAAAATGTTTGAAATCACAATAGACACTTGGGAAGGTAAGTTTAAATTGTCTCAGGATAAAAAACCAAAGGATAAGGAAAATGCACGCGAAGCCTTAATAAAAGCTAACCAAGAAAGCATTAAACAATTTTTAGATTCAATTTTTTAA